In one window of Pseudomonas putida DNA:
- a CDS encoding ABC transporter ATP-binding protein, whose translation MLDLPGSSDPVPGKPPVAHDRLSWAEIRRLALHHKKALWTANLVAVLAALCSVPIPLLLPLLVDEVLLGHGDAALKWMNQFLPSQWQVAAGYIGLMLVATLSLRLASLAFGVIQARQFAGLAKDIVYRLRIRLIERLKRISLKEYESLGSGTVTTHLVTDLDTLDKFVGETLSRFLVAMLTLTGTAAILIWMHWKLALLILLFNPLVIYFTVQLGKRVKHLKKLENDSTGRFTQALSETLDAIQEIRASNRQGYFLGRLGVRAREVRDYAVASQWKSDASGRASGLLFQFGIDIFRAAAMLTVLFSDLSIGQMLAVFSYLWFMIGPVEQLLNLQYAYYAAGGALSRLNELLSREDEPQYPAACDPFAGHATVGIEVRDLRFAYADEPVLDHLDLSIAPGEKVAIVGASGGGKSTLVQLLLGLYSAQAGTIRFGGASLQEIGLETLREHVAVVLQHPSLFNDSVRANLTMGRECSDDACWQALRIAQLDATIAALPQGLDSVVGRSGVRLSGGQRQRLAIARMVLAEPKVVILDEATSALDAATEYNLHQALARFLSGRTTLIIAHRLSAVKQADRVLVFDGGHVAEDGGHQQLIAEGGLYAKLYGHLQQS comes from the coding sequence GTGCTTGATCTGCCAGGGTCTAGCGACCCTGTGCCGGGGAAGCCCCCCGTTGCGCACGATCGTCTGAGCTGGGCGGAAATCCGCCGCCTGGCGCTGCACCACAAGAAGGCCTTGTGGACTGCCAACCTGGTTGCCGTGCTTGCCGCCCTCTGCAGCGTGCCGATTCCCTTGCTGCTGCCCTTGCTGGTCGATGAAGTGCTGCTGGGCCATGGCGACGCTGCCTTGAAATGGATGAACCAGTTCCTGCCGAGCCAGTGGCAGGTGGCAGCCGGTTATATCGGCTTGATGCTGGTTGCGACCCTCAGCCTGCGCCTGGCCTCGCTGGCCTTCGGCGTGATCCAGGCCAGGCAGTTCGCCGGGCTGGCCAAGGATATCGTGTACCGCTTGCGAATCCGCCTGATCGAGCGGCTCAAGCGGATCTCGCTCAAGGAGTATGAAAGCCTGGGCAGTGGCACGGTCACTACGCATCTGGTCACCGACCTGGATACCCTGGACAAGTTCGTCGGTGAAACGCTCAGCCGCTTCCTGGTGGCCATGCTGACGCTTACCGGCACTGCGGCGATCCTGATCTGGATGCACTGGAAGCTGGCGCTTCTGATCCTGCTGTTCAACCCGTTGGTGATCTATTTCACCGTGCAGTTGGGCAAGCGGGTCAAGCACCTGAAGAAGCTCGAGAACGACAGTACCGGACGTTTTACCCAGGCGCTGAGCGAGACCCTCGACGCCATCCAGGAAATCCGCGCAAGCAACCGCCAGGGCTATTTCCTTGGGCGCCTGGGAGTACGTGCGCGGGAGGTACGCGACTATGCGGTGGCCTCGCAGTGGAAGAGTGACGCCAGTGGTCGGGCCAGCGGTCTGCTGTTCCAGTTCGGCATCGACATTTTCCGTGCTGCGGCGATGCTCACGGTGTTGTTCTCCGACCTGTCGATCGGGCAGATGCTGGCTGTGTTCAGCTACCTGTGGTTCATGATCGGCCCGGTGGAACAGTTGCTCAACCTGCAGTACGCCTATTACGCGGCCGGTGGTGCGCTGAGCCGGCTCAACGAGTTGCTGTCGCGAGAGGACGAGCCGCAGTATCCGGCCGCCTGTGATCCGTTCGCGGGGCACGCGACGGTGGGTATCGAGGTGCGCGACCTGCGCTTCGCCTATGCCGATGAGCCGGTGCTCGATCACCTGGACCTGTCCATCGCTCCGGGCGAGAAGGTGGCTATCGTCGGTGCCAGCGGCGGCGGCAAGAGTACGCTGGTTCAGCTGCTGCTGGGGTTGTACAGCGCCCAGGCCGGGACCATTCGCTTTGGCGGTGCCAGCCTTCAGGAGATCGGCCTGGAGACCCTGCGCGAACATGTCGCGGTGGTGCTGCAGCATCCGTCGTTGTTCAACGACAGTGTGCGCGCCAACCTGACCATGGGCCGCGAGTGCAGTGACGACGCCTGTTGGCAGGCGCTGCGCATTGCCCAGCTCGATGCCACCATCGCCGCGCTGCCGCAGGGATTGGACAGTGTGGTGGGGCGCTCTGGTGTGCGCCTGTCCGGGGGCCAGCGTCAACGCCTGGCGATTGCCCGCATGGTACTGGCCGAGCCGAAGGTGGTGATTCTCGACGAGGCCACCTCGGCCCTCGATGCGGCCACCGAATACAACCTCCATCAGGCCCTGGCGCGCTTCCTCAGCGGCCGCACCACCCTGATCATTGCCCATCGCCTGTCAGCGGTGAAACAGGCTGATCGGGTTCTGGTATTCGACGGCGGTCATGTGGCCGAAGACGGCGGCCACCAGCAGCTCATCGCCGAAGGCGGGTTGTACGCCAAGCTGTATGGGCACCTGCAACAGTCCTGA
- a CDS encoding TenA family transcriptional regulator: MIDAFVRIGPLMDAKSYPDWAQKMIDDCAESKRKVVEHEVYQRLSDGKLSKKTIRQYLIGGWPVVEQFSLYMAHNLTKTRYGRSQGEDMARRWLIRNIRVELNHADHWVKWCKAHDITLKDLQAQDVPPELNGLNDWCWRVCATESLAIAMAATNYAIEGATGEWSAKVYPDTDYAQAFIQRGDKESKAAMRWLDLHAEYDDAHPWEALEIICTLVGENPSVELQAQLRKAICKSYDCMYLFLERCLAMEPVQRQTFSKPVLAAG, from the coding sequence GTGATTGACGCATTCGTTCGGATCGGTCCATTGATGGACGCCAAGAGCTATCCCGACTGGGCGCAGAAAATGATCGATGATTGCGCCGAGAGCAAGCGCAAGGTGGTCGAGCATGAGGTCTACCAGCGCCTGAGCGACGGCAAACTGAGCAAGAAGACCATCCGCCAGTACTTGATCGGTGGTTGGCCGGTGGTCGAACAGTTCTCGCTGTACATGGCCCACAACCTCACCAAGACCCGCTATGGCCGAAGCCAGGGCGAGGATATGGCGCGGCGTTGGTTGATACGTAATATCCGGGTCGAACTCAATCATGCCGACCATTGGGTCAAGTGGTGCAAGGCGCACGACATTACCTTGAAAGACTTGCAGGCCCAGGATGTTCCGCCTGAGCTGAACGGCTTGAACGATTGGTGCTGGCGCGTCTGTGCGACCGAGTCCCTGGCCATTGCGATGGCCGCGACCAACTATGCGATCGAAGGGGCGACGGGCGAGTGGTCGGCGAAGGTGTATCCCGACACGGACTATGCGCAGGCCTTCATCCAGCGAGGTGACAAGGAGTCCAAGGCGGCCATGAGGTGGCTGGATCTGCACGCCGAGTACGATGATGCTCACCCATGGGAGGCGCTGGAGATCATTTGCACGCTGGTGGGCGAGAACCCTTCCGTGGAATTGCAGGCGCAGCTGCGCAAGGCGATCTGCAAGAGCTACGACTGCATGTACCTGTTCCTGGAGCGTTGCCTGGCAATGGAGCCTGTGCAGCGTCAGACCTTCAGCAAGCCGGTGTTGGCGGCGGGCTGA
- a CDS encoding EAL domain-containing protein produces MKGNRTLEAPRLLGIIWPFVAVVVFQVLLGSLSLYSLSAMRAYVAGESLWSKAQKDAIYYLNLYAESQDERIFQRYRQAIAIPQGDRELRVALDQPIPDLEAARRGILQGGNHPDDVNRIIWFYRNFRQISYMQKAIGYWNTGDDYLRQLDGLAQQMREAFVQGVATEREVADWKARIVSINEGVTPAAKAFSDALGEGSRVLLRVLMVTNLLTALILIALAWRRSARLLSQRQAFASALQVERERAQTTLESIGDAVITTDVEGCIVYMNPAAEQLTHWQASQAQGLPLAALFSLLDENAERDSLTLVEQVLSGSLKGGAEHARLIQRLDGSTVSVNLVGSPIHTDGQISGIVLALHDMTQERQYIANLSWQATHDALTGLANRREFEYRLEQALNTLARQSGRHSLMFLDLDQFKLVNDTCGHAAGDELLRHICAVLQAGLREGDTLARLGGDEFGVLLENCPPDQAERIAEHLRQTVQSLHFVWKGRPFVTTVSIGLVHIAQSPGTLEASLRAADMACYMAKEKGRNRVQVYHADDSELSMRFGEMAWIQRLHVALEENRFCLYAQEIAPLKPDMGAGHIEILLRLHDESGRTVLPDSFIPAAERYGLMTALDRWVVRNVFQVIRQALDEGCSRPLAMCAINLSGSSIGDDKFLEYLQRSFAEYQIPPHMICFEITETSAIANLGSAIRFINELKGLGCKFSLDDFCAGMSSFAYLKHLPVDFLKIDGSFVKDMLDDPINRAMVEVINHIGHVMGKRTIAEFVETPLIEQALQEIGVDFAQGYLIERPQVFTCGSLQRQRIAVRPLLHRAPGTFR; encoded by the coding sequence ATGAAGGGAAATCGGACTCTCGAGGCGCCAAGGTTGCTGGGAATCATCTGGCCCTTCGTCGCAGTGGTGGTTTTCCAGGTGCTGTTGGGCAGCCTCAGTCTTTATTCGCTTTCGGCCATGCGCGCGTACGTGGCCGGCGAAAGCCTGTGGTCCAAGGCACAGAAAGACGCCATCTATTACCTCAATCTGTATGCCGAAAGCCAGGACGAACGCATCTTCCAGCGTTATCGCCAGGCCATTGCCATACCCCAGGGCGACCGTGAGCTACGGGTGGCTCTCGATCAGCCTATCCCGGACCTGGAGGCGGCGCGGCGCGGGATCTTGCAAGGTGGTAACCATCCGGACGACGTCAACCGGATCATCTGGTTCTACCGCAATTTTCGCCAGATCAGTTACATGCAGAAGGCCATCGGCTACTGGAACACCGGCGACGACTACCTGCGGCAACTGGACGGCCTGGCCCAGCAAATGCGCGAGGCCTTCGTCCAGGGGGTGGCCACTGAACGCGAGGTGGCGGACTGGAAAGCGCGTATCGTTTCGATCAACGAGGGCGTGACGCCGGCCGCCAAGGCATTCAGCGATGCCTTGGGTGAAGGCTCGCGGGTGCTGCTCCGGGTGTTGATGGTCACCAACCTGCTCACGGCGTTGATTCTCATCGCCCTGGCCTGGCGCCGTTCTGCACGGTTGCTGTCCCAGCGCCAGGCGTTTGCCAGCGCTTTGCAGGTGGAGCGTGAGCGGGCACAGACCACCCTTGAGTCGATCGGCGATGCGGTGATCACCACCGATGTCGAGGGGTGCATCGTCTACATGAACCCTGCCGCGGAGCAGTTGACCCATTGGCAGGCTTCCCAGGCCCAGGGCTTGCCGCTGGCGGCGCTGTTCAGTCTGCTCGATGAGAATGCCGAGCGGGACAGCCTGACCCTGGTGGAGCAGGTTCTCAGCGGCAGCCTCAAGGGCGGCGCCGAGCATGCCCGGCTGATCCAGCGCCTGGATGGCAGTACGGTGTCGGTCAACCTGGTTGGATCGCCGATCCACACCGACGGCCAGATCAGCGGTATCGTGCTGGCCTTGCATGACATGACGCAGGAGCGGCAGTACATCGCCAACCTGTCCTGGCAGGCGACTCACGATGCCCTGACGGGCCTGGCCAACCGCCGCGAGTTCGAGTATCGCCTGGAGCAGGCGCTCAACACCCTGGCCCGTCAGTCGGGGCGCCATTCGCTGATGTTTCTCGACCTTGATCAGTTCAAGCTGGTCAACGATACCTGCGGACACGCTGCGGGTGATGAGTTGCTGCGCCATATCTGCGCCGTGCTGCAGGCAGGCCTGCGCGAAGGTGACACCCTGGCCCGGCTGGGCGGTGACGAATTCGGCGTGTTGCTGGAAAACTGCCCGCCCGACCAGGCCGAGCGGATTGCAGAGCACTTGCGCCAGACCGTGCAGAGCCTGCATTTCGTCTGGAAGGGACGACCCTTCGTCACCACCGTCAGTATTGGCCTGGTACACATTGCCCAGTCGCCTGGCACCCTTGAGGCTTCGCTGCGGGCAGCCGACATGGCTTGCTACATGGCCAAGGAGAAGGGGCGCAACCGTGTGCAGGTCTACCATGCCGACGACAGCGAGTTGTCGATGCGCTTTGGCGAGATGGCCTGGATCCAGCGCCTGCATGTCGCGCTCGAGGAAAACCGCTTCTGCCTGTATGCCCAGGAAATCGCCCCGCTCAAGCCTGACATGGGCGCCGGGCACATAGAGATTCTCCTGCGCCTGCATGACGAGAGCGGTCGGACCGTTCTGCCTGACAGCTTCATCCCTGCTGCCGAACGCTATGGCCTGATGACCGCACTTGATCGCTGGGTGGTGCGCAATGTGTTTCAGGTGATTCGTCAGGCACTGGATGAAGGTTGCAGCCGGCCGCTGGCGATGTGCGCGATCAATCTGTCGGGTAGCAGCATTGGGGACGACAAGTTCCTGGAGTACTTGCAGCGATCGTTCGCCGAGTACCAGATTCCTCCGCACATGATTTGTTTCGAAATAACCGAGACCAGCGCAATCGCCAATTTGGGAAGTGCTATTCGCTTCATCAACGAATTGAAAGGCTTGGGGTGCAAGTTCTCCCTCGACGATTTCTGCGCCGGGATGTCGTCATTCGCCTATTTGAAGCATTTACCCGTAGACTTCCTGAAGATCGACGGAAGTTTCGTCAAAGATATGCTGGACGATCCCATTAACAGGGCTATGGTGGAGGTGATCAACCATATCGGCCATGTCATGGGTAAGCGCACCATCGCCGAGTTCGTCGAGACGCCGTTGATCGAGCAGGCGCTGCAGGAGATCGGCGTGGATTTCGCGCAGGGTTATCTGATCGAGCGGCCGCAGGTGTTCACCTGTGGCAGCCTCCAGCGACAACGGATTGCAGTAAGGCCCCTGTTGCACCGGGCGCCAGGGACCTTCCGCTGA